A genome region from Alistipes dispar includes the following:
- a CDS encoding class I SAM-dependent methyltransferase, with the protein MQMQLTPAFGDYELLDTGDFEKLERFGRFVTRRPEPQAIWRRSLPEAEWRRADASFRRDGRSEERGEWRLAPGMPDRWTVEYAGRGMRLRMRLALTSFKHVGIFPEQAANWDFIYDRCRALAGGGASAGSGERAEGAPKVLNLFAYTGGATLAARAAGAEVTHVDSVRQVVTWARENMERSGLDGVRWIVEDALKFVQREVRRGNRYAGIVLDPPAYGRGANGEKWVLEEGICEMLEHCARLLEPAGAFLVLNLYSMGLSPTLARTTVRQAFGAPGEEQWGELCFTDRGGKQLPLGTYYRFVR; encoded by the coding sequence ATGCAAATGCAACTGACCCCCGCATTCGGGGATTACGAACTGCTTGATACGGGCGATTTCGAGAAGCTGGAGCGTTTCGGCCGCTTCGTCACGCGCCGTCCGGAGCCGCAGGCCATCTGGCGGCGGTCGCTGCCGGAGGCGGAGTGGCGGCGGGCCGACGCTTCGTTCAGACGCGACGGACGCAGCGAGGAGCGCGGCGAATGGCGCCTTGCGCCCGGTATGCCCGACCGCTGGACGGTGGAGTATGCCGGCCGGGGGATGCGCCTCCGGATGCGGCTGGCGCTGACGTCGTTCAAGCACGTCGGGATTTTTCCCGAGCAGGCCGCCAACTGGGATTTCATCTACGACCGATGCCGGGCGCTGGCCGGCGGCGGTGCGTCCGCGGGGAGCGGCGAGCGGGCGGAAGGCGCGCCGAAGGTGCTGAACCTGTTCGCCTATACGGGCGGCGCGACGCTCGCGGCCCGGGCGGCCGGGGCCGAGGTGACGCACGTGGATTCGGTGCGGCAGGTGGTGACCTGGGCGCGCGAGAACATGGAGCGGAGCGGGCTGGACGGGGTGCGCTGGATCGTGGAGGACGCGCTGAAATTCGTGCAGCGCGAGGTGCGCCGCGGCAACCGCTATGCCGGCATCGTCCTCGACCCGCCGGCCTACGGACGCGGCGCGAACGGCGAGAAATGGGTGCTCGAGGAGGGTATCTGCGAGATGCTGGAGCATTGTGCGCGGCTGCTGGAGCCCGCGGGGGCGTTTCTCGTACTCAACCTCTACTCGATGGGGCTCTCCCCGACGCTGGCCCGGACGACCGTCCGGCAGGCGTTCGGCGCGCCCGGCGAGGAGCAGTGGGGCGAGTTGTGTTTCACGGACCGCGGCGGGAAGCAGTTGCCGCTGGGAACCTATTACCGTTTCGTGCGATAG
- a CDS encoding glycoside hydrolase family 2 TIM barrel-domain containing protein has product MKRRILALTAWFLTGFAWGAAAQTWTEWRDPEVNAVNRLPMRSSFEAGERLSLDGVWRFKWVRHATERPDGIWRTDYDDSAWDTMPVPGIWELNGYGDPVYVNVGYAWRGNFRNDPPHVPDTENHVGSYRRTFDVPAGWAGKQVTLSIGSATSNVYVWINGRFVGYSEDSKLAAQFDVTKYLRPGENLVALQIYRWSDGTYLEDQDFWRLSGIARSVELVARDRAHLEDVRITTALDADYRDAVLAVETRTTPQVKSLALTLRDAAGAEVASGTLKPRDGAASAELDVAGPAKWSAEEPNLYTLEIAVSDGRRVTETVTQCVGFRSVEIRGGQLLVNGQPVLIKGADRHEMDPLKGYAVSRERMIEDIRIMKELNINAVRTCHYPNDPQWYDLCDRYGLYVVDEANVESHGMGYGESTLAKNPAYAKAHVERSSRMVLRDKNHPSVIVWSLGNEAGMGPNFEASYRWVKEYDASRPVQYEQAIGYKTEEGSPYTDIVCPMYWDYGRCREYCESNPDKPLIQCEYAHAMGNSLGGFDLYWDLVRKYPAYQGGFIWDFVDQGLAHYEPDGRVSFRYGGDFNDYDATDNSFNCNGIVAPDRTWHPHAREVQRQYQSVWTEPVALEQGRVGVYNENFFRSLENCELEWQVVADGRTVRQGRVSDLDVAPQQRREYALGFSAADFPAGAGEVLVNVAYRLKNSEPLLDAGFAVARQQFVVRGYDFGAHFGSDTVSEGTVRVSRWERGTRVEGDRWTAFFSRDGFLSRYCTDGRELLAEGASLRPQFWRAPTENDLGAALDRRQGVWKNPEMKLESFEARQAEAGAVVTARYSLPGTGASLTLVYRIDGAGAMTVEERMEAGAEEAPHLFRFGMTMEMPARYDRIRYYGRGAHENYADRLSSADLGLYAQRVADQYHDEYVRPQESGTKCDVRWWQVLDSSGSGLEIVSDAPFSASALPYSTAALDVSNFPPQQHSGPLQPDGRTHVNFELRQSGLGCVDSWGRLPEERYRLPYGDYTFRFRLKPVVK; this is encoded by the coding sequence ATGAAAAGACGAATCCTGGCCCTGACGGCGTGGTTCCTGACGGGCTTTGCATGGGGCGCTGCGGCGCAGACGTGGACCGAATGGCGCGATCCGGAGGTCAATGCCGTGAACCGGCTGCCGATGCGCTCCTCGTTCGAGGCGGGCGAGCGGCTGTCGCTCGACGGCGTGTGGCGTTTCAAATGGGTGCGCCACGCGACGGAGCGGCCCGACGGCATCTGGCGCACGGATTACGACGACAGCGCATGGGACACGATGCCCGTGCCGGGAATCTGGGAGCTGAACGGATACGGCGATCCGGTCTATGTCAATGTGGGCTACGCATGGCGCGGCAACTTCCGGAACGATCCGCCGCACGTCCCCGACACCGAGAATCACGTGGGTTCCTACCGCCGCACGTTCGACGTGCCGGCCGGCTGGGCCGGAAAGCAGGTCACGCTTTCGATCGGCTCCGCCACGTCGAACGTTTACGTCTGGATCAACGGCCGCTTCGTCGGTTACAGCGAGGACAGCAAGCTGGCGGCGCAGTTCGACGTGACGAAGTACCTCCGGCCGGGCGAGAACCTCGTCGCGCTGCAGATCTACCGCTGGTCGGACGGCACGTATCTGGAGGATCAGGACTTCTGGCGGCTGTCGGGCATCGCCCGCAGCGTGGAGCTGGTGGCGCGCGACAGGGCGCACCTCGAGGACGTGCGCATCACGACCGCGCTCGACGCCGACTACCGCGACGCCGTGCTGGCCGTGGAGACGCGGACCACGCCGCAGGTGAAATCCCTCGCGCTGACGCTGCGCGACGCGGCGGGTGCGGAGGTGGCTTCCGGAACGCTGAAACCCCGCGACGGCGCAGCCTCCGCGGAGCTGGACGTGGCCGGTCCCGCGAAATGGTCGGCCGAGGAGCCGAACCTCTATACGCTCGAAATCGCCGTGTCGGACGGCCGCCGGGTGACCGAGACCGTCACGCAGTGCGTCGGATTCCGCTCGGTGGAGATTCGCGGCGGGCAACTGCTCGTGAACGGGCAGCCCGTGCTGATCAAGGGCGCCGACCGTCACGAGATGGATCCCCTGAAGGGATATGCCGTGAGCCGTGAGCGGATGATCGAGGATATACGCATCATGAAGGAGTTGAATATCAACGCGGTGCGCACATGTCACTACCCGAACGACCCGCAGTGGTACGACCTCTGCGACCGTTACGGGCTCTATGTCGTGGACGAGGCCAACGTCGAGTCGCACGGCATGGGATACGGCGAAAGCACGCTGGCGAAGAACCCGGCCTATGCGAAGGCGCACGTGGAGCGCAGCAGCCGGATGGTGCTGCGCGACAAGAACCATCCCTCGGTGATCGTCTGGTCGCTGGGCAACGAGGCGGGCATGGGGCCCAATTTCGAGGCCTCCTACCGCTGGGTGAAGGAGTATGACGCGTCGCGTCCGGTGCAGTACGAGCAGGCGATCGGCTACAAGACGGAGGAGGGTTCGCCCTATACGGACATTGTCTGCCCGATGTACTGGGATTACGGGCGCTGCCGGGAGTACTGCGAGTCGAATCCGGACAAACCGCTCATCCAGTGCGAATACGCGCACGCCATGGGGAACTCGCTGGGCGGGTTCGACCTCTACTGGGACCTCGTGCGCAAATACCCCGCCTACCAGGGCGGATTCATCTGGGACTTCGTGGACCAGGGTCTGGCGCACTACGAGCCGGACGGCCGCGTGTCGTTCCGTTACGGCGGCGACTTCAACGATTACGACGCGACGGACAATTCGTTCAACTGCAACGGCATCGTCGCGCCCGACCGCACGTGGCATCCGCATGCCCGCGAGGTGCAGCGGCAGTATCAGTCGGTGTGGACCGAGCCCGTCGCGCTGGAGCAGGGCCGTGTCGGGGTCTATAACGAGAATTTCTTCCGCTCGCTGGAGAACTGCGAGCTGGAGTGGCAGGTGGTGGCCGACGGCCGCACGGTCCGGCAGGGGCGTGTGTCCGATCTCGATGTGGCGCCGCAGCAGCGCCGCGAATACGCGCTGGGCTTCTCGGCGGCGGATTTCCCCGCCGGAGCCGGCGAGGTGCTGGTGAACGTGGCCTACCGGCTCAAGAACTCCGAACCGCTGCTCGACGCCGGATTCGCGGTGGCGCGGCAGCAGTTCGTCGTGCGAGGGTACGATTTCGGAGCGCATTTCGGTTCGGATACGGTTTCGGAGGGGACCGTGCGGGTGTCCCGGTGGGAGCGCGGCACGCGCGTCGAGGGCGACCGCTGGACGGCCTTCTTCTCGCGCGACGGGTTCCTCTCGCGCTACTGCACGGACGGCCGCGAGCTGCTGGCCGAAGGCGCCTCGCTGCGTCCGCAGTTCTGGCGCGCACCGACGGAGAACGACCTCGGGGCCGCGCTCGACCGCAGGCAGGGCGTGTGGAAGAATCCGGAGATGAAGCTCGAATCGTTCGAGGCGCGGCAGGCGGAGGCCGGGGCCGTCGTGACGGCGCGCTACTCGCTGCCCGGGACCGGCGCTTCGCTGACGCTCGTGTACCGGATCGACGGTGCGGGCGCGATGACCGTCGAGGAGCGGATGGAGGCCGGGGCGGAGGAGGCTCCGCACCTCTTCCGGTTCGGAATGACGATGGAGATGCCGGCGCGTTACGACCGCATCCGCTATTACGGCCGCGGGGCGCACGAGAACTATGCGGACCGCCTCTCGTCGGCCGACCTGGGACTGTACGCGCAGCGGGTGGCCGACCAGTACCACGACGAGTACGTGCGGCCGCAGGAGTCGGGCACGAAGTGCGACGTGCGCTGGTGGCAGGTGCTCGATTCGTCGGGATCGGGGCTGGAGATCGTCTCCGACGCACCCTTCTCGGCTTCGGCGCTGCCCTATTCGACGGCCGCGCTCGACGTCTCGAATTTTCCGCCGCAGCAGCACTCCGGACCGCTTCAGCCGGACGGCCGGACGCATGTGAACTTCGAACTGCGCCAGTCGGGACTGGGCTGCGTCGATTCGTGGGGCCGCCTGCCCGAAGAGCGGTACAGGCTTCCCTACGGGGACTATACGTTCCGGTTCCGGCTGAAGCCGGTGGTGAAATAG
- a CDS encoding peptidase U32 family protein → MKTVELLAPAKDYASAVVAVDAGADAVYIGGARFGARQAAGNTAEEIARVAAYAHRFGVRVHATLNTLLWDDELEEAERQARELIAAGVDALIVQDMALRRMDLPVELHASTQVSNRTPEGARFLGEAGFARVILERNLSLDEIRAICRATRAEVECFVHGAICVGYSGRCFLSRSMSARSGNRGACSQPCRLTYDLTDGRGHTYIAGKHLLSVRDMNLSAHLGELLDAGVTSFKIEGRLKDVNYIRNVVAFYRRATDEALAARPRLGRASVGESVPDFTPDTAKSFTRGESEYFFAGRCAGVASFDTPKAVGERIGRVVRVERGAFRLDAAEGRTLAAGDGICFVTPGGLVGTNVNAAEGGRIVPRRMKGIVPGAEVFRNYDRAFTLRVERSRTRRVIPVTALAEVSAGELRLTYTDCEGIAASASRRVELGPAHDPEANAEALRRQAARSGDTIFSVRGVEVRGAERFAPASLVAGLRREALGRLAEMRRARVPEHRILAEDPAARYPSECLTAEENVTNRLAEAFYRDHGVLRIERGLDLAPTTAGRTVLRSAYCIRREIGECLRENPRLRGGLWLERGRHRYRLDFDCRRCEMSLVDCTSDTDGTNLKPNKTEKS, encoded by the coding sequence GTGAAAACCGTCGAACTGCTGGCTCCGGCCAAAGATTACGCCTCGGCCGTCGTGGCCGTCGATGCGGGCGCCGATGCCGTCTATATCGGCGGCGCGCGCTTCGGGGCGCGGCAGGCCGCCGGGAACACCGCGGAGGAAATCGCCCGCGTCGCGGCGTATGCCCACCGCTTCGGCGTGCGGGTGCACGCCACGCTCAACACGCTCCTCTGGGACGACGAGCTGGAGGAGGCCGAACGGCAGGCGCGCGAGCTGATCGCCGCGGGGGTCGATGCGCTCATCGTGCAGGACATGGCCCTGCGGCGGATGGATCTTCCGGTCGAGCTGCATGCCTCGACGCAGGTGTCGAACCGCACGCCCGAAGGGGCGCGGTTCCTGGGCGAGGCGGGGTTCGCGCGCGTCATTCTGGAGCGGAACCTTTCGCTCGACGAAATCCGCGCGATCTGCCGCGCGACGCGGGCCGAGGTGGAGTGCTTCGTGCACGGGGCGATCTGCGTGGGGTACAGCGGCCGCTGCTTCCTGTCGCGGTCGATGTCCGCACGCAGCGGCAACCGCGGCGCATGCAGCCAGCCCTGCCGGCTCACCTACGACCTGACGGACGGCCGCGGACACACCTATATCGCGGGGAAGCACCTGCTCTCGGTGCGCGACATGAATCTGTCGGCGCATCTGGGCGAACTGCTCGATGCGGGCGTCACGTCGTTCAAGATTGAGGGGCGCCTCAAGGACGTGAACTACATCCGCAACGTGGTGGCCTTCTACCGCCGGGCGACGGACGAGGCGCTGGCCGCCCGGCCCCGTCTCGGACGGGCCTCCGTGGGCGAGAGCGTCCCGGACTTCACGCCCGACACGGCCAAGAGCTTCACGCGCGGCGAATCCGAATACTTCTTCGCGGGACGGTGCGCCGGCGTGGCGTCGTTCGACACGCCGAAGGCCGTGGGCGAGCGCATCGGCCGTGTCGTCCGGGTCGAGCGGGGCGCTTTTCGGCTCGACGCGGCGGAGGGCCGGACGCTGGCGGCCGGGGACGGCATCTGTTTCGTTACGCCCGGAGGCCTCGTCGGCACGAACGTCAATGCGGCGGAGGGCGGACGCATCGTGCCCCGCCGCATGAAGGGAATCGTTCCGGGCGCGGAGGTTTTCCGCAACTACGACAGGGCCTTCACGCTCCGGGTCGAGCGCAGCCGCACGCGGCGGGTGATTCCCGTCACGGCGCTCGCGGAGGTCTCGGCCGGGGAGCTGCGCCTGACCTATACGGACTGCGAGGGGATCGCGGCCTCGGCGTCGCGGCGCGTGGAGCTCGGCCCGGCGCACGATCCGGAGGCCAATGCCGAGGCGCTGCGGCGGCAGGCCGCCCGCAGCGGCGACACGATCTTCTCCGTGCGCGGGGTCGAGGTGCGGGGCGCGGAACGATTCGCCCCCGCGTCGCTCGTGGCCGGGTTGCGCCGCGAGGCGCTCGGACGGCTCGCGGAGATGCGGCGGGCCCGGGTTCCCGAACACCGGATTCTCGCCGAGGATCCCGCGGCGCGTTACCCTTCGGAATGCCTCACGGCCGAGGAGAACGTGACCAACCGTCTGGCCGAGGCCTTTTACCGCGACCACGGGGTGCTGCGGATCGAGCGGGGGCTGGACCTGGCGCCGACGACCGCGGGCCGTACGGTGCTGCGCTCGGCCTACTGCATCCGCCGCGAGATCGGCGAATGCCTGCGCGAAAATCCCCGCCTGCGGGGCGGGTTGTGGCTCGAACGCGGCCGGCACCGCTACCGGCTCGATTTCGACTGCCGGCGGTGCGAGATGAGCCTCGTGGACTGCACCTCCGATACGGACGGAACGAACCTGAAACCGAATAAAACCGAAAAGTCATGA
- the serS gene encoding serine--tRNA ligase, translating into MLTIKQIRDDRDAAVRKLAKKGVDAAQAIDRILALDDRRKAIQVELDTTLAAQNKAAKEIGALMGQGRRDEAEERKRFVADLKEKSSRLQAESTDVQQELQAALVTLPNFPADIVPEGRTAEDNLVVKLVENYTALPENPLPHWELAKKYDIIDFDLGVKLTGAGFPVYKGKGARLQRALINYFLDCNTRAGYLEVEPPIMVNEASGFGTGQLPDKEGQMYHATVDNFYMIPTAEVPVTNIYRDVILDEKDFPVKMTAYTPCFRREAGSYGKDVRGLNRLHQFDKVEIVQLSLPERSYEALDGMVAHVEGIVRSLGLPYRILRLCGGDMSFTSALTYDFEVYSEAQKRWLEVSSVSNFESFQANRLKLRYRDAEKKIRLAHTLNGSSLALPRIVAALLENFQTPEGIRIPEALVPYTGFDIIE; encoded by the coding sequence ATGCTTACGATCAAGCAAATCCGCGACGACCGCGACGCTGCCGTCCGTAAACTCGCCAAGAAGGGTGTCGACGCCGCACAGGCCATCGACCGGATCCTCGCACTCGACGACCGCCGCAAAGCCATCCAGGTCGAGCTGGACACGACGCTCGCCGCCCAGAACAAGGCCGCCAAGGAGATCGGCGCGCTGATGGGCCAGGGCCGCCGCGACGAGGCCGAGGAGCGCAAGCGCTTCGTGGCCGACCTCAAGGAGAAATCCTCGCGCCTGCAAGCCGAATCGACCGACGTGCAGCAGGAGTTGCAGGCGGCGCTGGTGACGCTCCCGAACTTCCCCGCCGACATCGTGCCCGAAGGCCGGACGGCCGAGGACAACCTCGTGGTGAAGCTCGTGGAGAACTACACCGCCCTGCCCGAGAATCCGCTGCCCCACTGGGAGCTGGCGAAGAAATACGACATCATCGACTTCGATCTGGGCGTGAAGCTCACCGGCGCGGGATTCCCCGTTTACAAGGGCAAGGGCGCACGGTTGCAGCGCGCGCTGATAAACTACTTCCTCGACTGCAACACGCGAGCGGGGTATCTCGAGGTCGAGCCGCCGATCATGGTGAACGAAGCCTCGGGCTTCGGCACGGGCCAACTGCCCGACAAGGAGGGCCAGATGTACCACGCCACGGTCGATAACTTCTACATGATCCCCACGGCCGAAGTTCCCGTGACGAACATCTACCGCGACGTGATCCTCGACGAGAAGGATTTTCCCGTGAAGATGACCGCCTACACGCCCTGCTTCCGCCGCGAAGCCGGTTCCTACGGCAAGGACGTGCGCGGCCTGAACCGCCTGCACCAGTTCGACAAGGTGGAGATCGTGCAACTGTCGCTGCCGGAGCGTTCGTACGAGGCGCTCGACGGCATGGTGGCCCATGTCGAGGGCATCGTCCGCTCGCTCGGCCTGCCGTACCGCATCCTGCGGCTGTGCGGCGGCGACATGTCCTTCACCTCGGCGCTCACCTACGATTTCGAGGTCTACTCCGAGGCGCAGAAGCGCTGGCTGGAAGTCTCCTCGGTCTCCAACTTCGAGTCGTTCCAGGCCAACCGCCTGAAGCTCCGCTACCGCGACGCCGAGAAGAAGATCCGTCTGGCGCACACGCTCAACGGCTCCTCGCTGGCCCTGCCGCGCATCGTGGCCGCGCTGCTCGAAAACTTCCAGACGCCCGAAGGCATCCGCATTCCCGAAGCGCTGGTTCCCTACACGGGATTTGATATTATCGAATAA
- the bla gene encoding class A beta-lactamase, giving the protein MAYKITDTCVACGTCIGECPVEAISAGDIYVIDPDKCIDCGTCAGVCPSEAIYRSNDDDVKSDNSRSGDLPERLFLRSAPKNTAMIRTICLAAALLAAACTRPTDDLEHRLDEALEGRRARIGVAVRTPDGRTIRRGDVPLPLLSVFKVPVALAALDRAARERMPLSAPFDVGPERLDGNTYSPMRDSLPPEGGTVTLAGLIRYSISLSDNIACDRLLDFAGGPAAVEEYLRGAGIGGFRIAASERTMHRATENQRLNTAPPSAVCELFARLLRGGLLPAEYDALLRSALEEAPTGANKLRAGLPGNVRLGHKTGSSDRTAEGVRIADNDAGYVLLPDGRSYCVAVFVTDSRETDGTNAAIAAEISRAAYECFTRNDP; this is encoded by the coding sequence ATGGCTTACAAAATCACCGACACCTGCGTCGCTTGCGGAACCTGCATCGGCGAATGCCCCGTCGAGGCCATCTCGGCCGGCGATATCTACGTGATCGACCCGGACAAGTGCATCGACTGCGGCACGTGCGCAGGCGTCTGCCCGAGCGAGGCGATCTATCGGAGTAACGACGACGACGTAAAATCCGACAACAGCCGCTCCGGGGACCTTCCGGAGCGGCTGTTTTTACGGTCCGCCCCGAAAAACACCGCCATGATCCGCACGATCTGCCTCGCGGCCGCCCTGCTCGCGGCGGCCTGCACCCGCCCGACGGATGACCTGGAACACCGCCTCGACGAGGCGCTGGAGGGCCGCCGCGCCCGGATCGGCGTCGCCGTCCGCACACCCGACGGCCGCACGATCCGCCGCGGAGACGTTCCGCTGCCGCTGCTGAGCGTCTTCAAGGTTCCCGTGGCCCTGGCCGCCCTCGACCGTGCCGCACGCGAACGCATGCCCCTTTCGGCTCCGTTCGACGTAGGTCCCGAACGGCTCGACGGCAATACGTACAGCCCGATGCGCGACTCGCTGCCGCCCGAAGGAGGCACGGTGACGCTCGCCGGCCTGATCCGGTACAGCATTTCGCTGAGCGACAACATCGCCTGCGACCGGCTGCTCGATTTCGCCGGAGGCCCCGCAGCCGTGGAGGAGTACCTCCGCGGGGCGGGCATCGGAGGATTCCGCATCGCGGCCTCCGAACGCACGATGCACCGCGCGACGGAAAACCAGCGCCTCAACACGGCCCCGCCGTCGGCCGTCTGCGAACTCTTCGCCCGCCTGCTGCGGGGCGGACTGCTCCCCGCGGAATACGACGCACTGCTCCGCAGCGCACTGGAGGAGGCCCCGACCGGAGCGAACAAGCTCCGTGCGGGACTGCCCGGCAACGTCCGCCTCGGCCACAAGACCGGCTCCTCAGACCGCACGGCCGAAGGCGTGCGCATCGCCGACAACGACGCGGGCTACGTCCTGCTGCCCGACGGCCGGAGCTACTGTGTCGCGGTCTTCGTCACCGACTCCCGCGAGACGGACGGAACGAATGCCGCCATCGCCGCCGAAATCTCCCGTGCGGCCTACGAATGTTTCACCCGAAACGACCCGTAA
- a CDS encoding sugar O-acetyltransferase gives MNELEKMRAGFWLHAVCPPIGEALRRTEELVFTLNALPPSRREEREAILKRLFGRVGRNCCLHSPFHCDFGESISIGDDFVGNFGLTILDEAPVTIGDRVLIGPNVGIYTVNHALLPDQRAEGIMRSLPVTIGNDVWIGGHTVVTQGVAIGDGTVIGAGSVVTRDIPAGVVAVGNPCRVVRPVTEADRIAEVF, from the coding sequence ATGAACGAACTCGAAAAGATGCGGGCGGGATTCTGGCTACACGCCGTCTGTCCGCCCATCGGCGAGGCCCTGCGCCGGACCGAGGAACTGGTCTTCACACTCAACGCCCTGCCGCCCTCGCGGCGCGAGGAGCGCGAAGCGATTCTGAAACGGCTTTTCGGCCGGGTCGGCCGGAACTGCTGTCTGCACAGCCCGTTCCATTGCGACTTCGGGGAGAGCATCTCCATCGGCGACGACTTCGTGGGGAACTTCGGCCTCACGATCCTCGACGAAGCGCCCGTCACGATCGGCGACCGGGTGCTGATCGGCCCCAACGTGGGCATCTACACCGTGAACCACGCCCTGCTGCCCGACCAGCGGGCCGAAGGGATCATGCGCTCGCTGCCCGTCACGATCGGCAACGACGTCTGGATCGGCGGCCATACGGTCGTAACGCAGGGAGTAGCCATCGGCGACGGCACGGTGATCGGCGCAGGAAGCGTCGTGACGCGCGACATCCCCGCCGGGGTCGTCGCCGTGGGCAACCCCTGCCGCGTCGTGCGGCCCGTCACCGAGGCGGACCGCATCGCTGAAGTCTTTTAG
- a CDS encoding exo-beta-N-acetylmuramidase NamZ family protein, translating to MKRRIFCCLAVCALLAAPAVLAQPRVGMTDTTAYFPLLEGRRVAVLANQTSVADMPGAPGADASGRVHLVDLLHGRGFRVTGIFSPEHGFRGAADAGERVDDSEDPRTGIPIRSLYDGGSGRPSGETMRTFDVLVVDMQDVGLRFYTYHITMLRMMDACAAAGRRVIVLDRPNPNGGRVDGPVLDMKYRSGVGALPIPVLHGMTLGEIARMAVGEGWAAPCDLIVVPCRGYTHATEYRLPVAPSPNLPTQRAVYLYASLCPFEGTVVSLGRGTDRPFEVYGHPDMRGREFSFTPRPTDGAKHPPLEGRVCRGVDLSGMPLGESRGVGFSLRYVIDAYRDLEALGEEFFTPMFEKLVGVGWVRPMIRAGASDEEIRARWQEDVARFTALRAKYLLYE from the coding sequence ATGAAACGTCGGATATTCTGTTGTCTGGCCGTGTGTGCGCTGCTGGCCGCACCGGCCGTTCTGGCGCAGCCGCGGGTCGGGATGACCGACACCACGGCCTATTTCCCGTTGCTCGAAGGGCGCCGCGTGGCGGTGCTGGCCAATCAGACCTCCGTGGCCGACATGCCCGGTGCGCCGGGCGCCGACGCCTCCGGGAGGGTCCATCTGGTCGATCTGCTGCACGGGAGGGGATTCCGCGTGACGGGCATCTTCTCGCCCGAGCACGGGTTCCGCGGCGCTGCCGACGCCGGGGAGCGTGTGGACGATTCGGAGGACCCGCGGACGGGCATTCCGATCCGGTCGCTCTACGACGGCGGGTCGGGCCGTCCTTCCGGAGAGACGATGCGCACGTTCGACGTCCTGGTGGTCGATATGCAGGACGTGGGGCTGCGGTTCTACACCTACCATATCACCATGCTGCGGATGATGGACGCCTGTGCCGCCGCCGGGCGCAGGGTGATCGTGCTGGACCGTCCGAATCCCAACGGCGGGCGAGTGGACGGTCCCGTGCTCGACATGAAGTACCGTTCGGGCGTCGGGGCGCTGCCGATCCCCGTGCTGCACGGCATGACGCTCGGCGAGATCGCCCGCATGGCCGTGGGAGAGGGCTGGGCCGCGCCGTGCGATCTGATCGTCGTCCCGTGCCGCGGCTATACCCATGCCACCGAATACCGGCTGCCCGTGGCGCCGTCGCCCAACCTGCCGACGCAGCGCGCCGTTTACCTCTATGCCTCGCTGTGCCCCTTCGAGGGGACGGTCGTGAGCCTCGGGCGCGGCACGGACCGGCCGTTCGAGGTTTACGGCCATCCGGATATGCGCGGGCGGGAGTTCTCCTTCACGCCCCGTCCGACGGACGGGGCCAAGCACCCGCCGCTCGAAGGGCGCGTGTGCCGGGGCGTCGATCTGAGCGGCATGCCGCTCGGCGAGTCGCGCGGGGTGGGTTTCTCGCTGCGCTATGTGATCGACGCCTACCGCGATCTGGAGGCGCTGGGCGAGGAGTTCTTCACCCCGATGTTCGAGAAGCTCGTCGGCGTGGGGTGGGTGCGCCCGATGATCCGCGCCGGAGCTTCCGACGAGGAGATCCGCGCCCGCTGGCAGGAGGACGTCGCGCGTTTTACCGCACTGCGGGCGAAGTATCTGTTGTACGAATAG
- a CDS encoding GNAT family N-acetyltransferase, protein MEPVAGDTDRMETDRLLLRRFSGEDAEALLAFLGDPEVNEFLPMFSLRDAAEAERYLRYIGDWVRQGGLYYAVCLKGRPEPVGCVHVSGDDSRDLGYALGRAFWNRGICTEACRAVIARLKRTGAPYVTATHDVNNPRSGAVMRAVGMTYRYSYEELWQPKNRPVTFRMYQLDLNGRENETYRKYWDRHPVHFVENP, encoded by the coding sequence ATGGAGCCGGTTGCGGGAGATACGGATCGCATGGAGACGGATCGGCTGCTGCTGCGGCGTTTTTCCGGGGAGGATGCGGAGGCGCTGCTCGCCTTCTTGGGCGATCCGGAGGTCAATGAGTTCCTGCCGATGTTTTCGTTGCGGGATGCGGCGGAGGCGGAGCGCTACCTGCGGTATATCGGCGACTGGGTCCGGCAGGGCGGGCTTTACTATGCGGTCTGCCTGAAAGGAAGGCCGGAGCCTGTCGGCTGCGTGCATGTGAGCGGCGACGACAGCCGCGATCTGGGATACGCCCTCGGACGGGCGTTCTGGAACCGTGGCATCTGCACCGAGGCCTGCCGGGCGGTGATCGCACGGCTGAAGCGGACGGGCGCGCCGTATGTCACGGCGACGCACGACGTGAACAATCCGCGGAGCGGAGCCGTGATGCGGGCCGTCGGCATGACCTACCGCTACTCGTACGAGGAGCTGTGGCAGCCGAAGAACCGTCCGGTGACCTTCCGGATGTACCAGCTCGATCTGAACGGCCGGGAGAATGAGACCTACCGGAAATACTGGGACCGGCATCCGGTTCATTTCGTGGAGAATCCCTGA